One segment of Trichlorobacter ammonificans DNA contains the following:
- a CDS encoding nucleotide sugar dehydrogenase: MHITLVDKLIKKQAVVGIVGLGYVGLPLMLRYAEVGYKVLGFDIDAEKTNSLSRGESYIEHIPAEAIGKALGKGFEATTDFSRSAEADALIICVPTPLNKYREPDLSFVIDTTEALVPHLRAGQIVSLESTTYPGTTDEELRPRIESTGLVVGRDIFLVYSPEREDPGNPDFHTRTIPKVCGGATEQCQQAGLALYGQVIDTVVPVSSTRVAEMTKLLENIHRAVNIGLVNEMKIVADRMGIDIHEVIRAAATKPFGFTPYYPGPGLGGHCIPIDPFYLTWKAREYGLHTRFIELAGEVNSSMPEWVISKVTDGLNSHCKSIKDSRILVLGIAYKKNVDDMRESPSVAIMEMLRDKGAIISYSDPHVPVFPKMREHHFDLSSVAITADSLRGYDCVIIATNHDRFDYELLRKHAVLIIDTRGVYGAPAPNIIKA; this comes from the coding sequence ATGCACATCACACTGGTTGATAAGCTTATCAAGAAGCAGGCTGTTGTCGGTATTGTCGGCCTCGGGTATGTTGGGCTGCCGCTCATGCTGCGCTATGCCGAGGTCGGTTATAAGGTACTTGGCTTTGATATCGACGCAGAGAAGACAAATAGCCTAAGCCGGGGAGAAAGCTACATCGAGCATATTCCGGCAGAGGCAATTGGGAAGGCACTCGGTAAGGGCTTTGAGGCTACAACCGATTTTTCCCGCAGTGCCGAGGCCGATGCCCTGATAATTTGTGTTCCCACTCCCCTGAACAAATACCGGGAGCCGGACCTGAGCTTTGTTATCGACACTACCGAGGCACTGGTCCCACATTTGCGTGCCGGCCAGATTGTTTCGCTGGAAAGCACTACCTACCCCGGCACCACTGACGAAGAGCTGAGACCACGCATTGAGTCCACCGGTCTTGTAGTGGGGCGCGATATCTTTCTTGTCTATTCGCCGGAGCGGGAGGATCCGGGTAATCCCGATTTCCACACCCGTACAATACCCAAAGTTTGCGGCGGAGCCACCGAACAGTGCCAGCAGGCAGGACTTGCCCTTTACGGTCAGGTGATAGACACGGTTGTGCCGGTCAGCAGCACCCGTGTTGCCGAGATGACCAAGCTGCTAGAAAATATCCATCGTGCCGTCAATATCGGCCTTGTCAATGAAATGAAGATCGTTGCCGACAGAATGGGGATTGATATTCATGAGGTGATCCGCGCGGCTGCCACCAAGCCGTTCGGTTTTACCCCCTACTATCCAGGTCCCGGCCTGGGAGGACATTGCATTCCGATTGATCCGTTCTACCTGACCTGGAAAGCGCGTGAATACGGCCTGCACACCCGCTTCATCGAGTTAGCCGGTGAGGTCAACAGCAGCATGCCGGAATGGGTGATCAGTAAAGTCACCGATGGACTTAACAGCCACTGCAAGTCAATTAAGGACAGCAGGATACTTGTACTGGGGATTGCCTACAAAAAGAATGTCGATGACATGCGAGAATCTCCGTCGGTTGCCATTATGGAGATGTTACGGGACAAGGGGGCCATCATATCCTATTCTGATCCTCACGTACCGGTTTTTCCGAAAATGCGCGAGCATCACTTCGATCTCAGCAGCGTTGCGATTACTGCCGACTCGTTGCGGGGGTACGACTGTGTAATCATTGCCACCAACCATGACCGCTTTGACTATGAGCTGCTCCGGAAACACGCAGTGCTGATCATCGACACGCGTGGGGTTTACGGCGCTCCGGCACCGAACATCATAAAGGCTTGA
- a CDS encoding acyltransferase: MADYFVHESSYVDEGAEIGSGTKIWHFSHVMSGARIGAQCSFGQNCVVSPGVVIGSNVKVQNNVSIYEGTVIEDDVFLGPSCVLTNVTNPRSQVVRRALYERTLLRRGCSIGANATVVCGITVGRYAFVAAGAVVAKDVPDYALMVGVPARQKGWMSRHGLPLIPGPDGIMVCKESGYRYREIEPGILRCLDLDEDAPLPADKTIGTVFYDDLKC, encoded by the coding sequence ATGGCTGACTATTTCGTGCATGAATCGTCATACGTCGATGAAGGGGCTGAAATTGGCTCCGGTACCAAGATTTGGCACTTCAGCCATGTCATGAGCGGTGCCAGAATCGGCGCACAGTGCAGCTTTGGACAGAACTGCGTGGTGTCGCCCGGCGTTGTCATCGGCTCAAACGTCAAGGTGCAGAATAACGTCTCTATTTATGAAGGGACCGTTATCGAAGATGATGTCTTTCTTGGGCCTTCCTGTGTTCTTACCAATGTGACCAATCCTCGCTCCCAGGTTGTCCGGCGTGCGCTGTATGAGAGAACCCTGCTGCGCCGCGGCTGCTCCATTGGCGCCAATGCCACCGTGGTCTGCGGTATCACCGTCGGCCGGTATGCCTTTGTTGCCGCCGGCGCAGTAGTGGCGAAGGATGTTCCCGATTATGCCCTGATGGTCGGGGTGCCAGCTCGTCAGAAAGGGTGGATGAGTCGCCACGGCCTGCCGCTTATCCCCGGCCCGGACGGGATCATGGTCTGCAAGGAAAGCGGCTATCGCTATCGCGAAATCGAGCCCGGAATTCTCAGGTGTCTCGACCTGGACGAGGACGCACCCCTGCCGGCGGACAAAACAATCGGAACTGTCTTTTACGATGATTTGAAATGCTAG
- a CDS encoding Gfo/Idh/MocA family protein, which translates to MKNFAIIGVGGYIAPRHLKAIKDTGNRLVAALDVNDSVGILDRFFSDVPFFTEFERFDRFAEKLRRQVGESRIEYVSICSPNYLHDAHIRFALRIGADAICEKPLVLNPWNLDALQELEEESGRRVNTILQLRVHPSLVALRESLLGDYPAGGQVKHDVTLTYITSRGPWYLNSWKGNPEKAGGVATNIGIHFFDLLIWLFGAVQGSDVHYADSLKTGGYIELERARVKWFLSIDRKDLPESATECGLSTFRSITVDGKEIEFSEGFTDLHTVVYQRTLEGNGFGLNDARPAIVLAHDIREARQIGISASSHPFLQHIHEVNHG; encoded by the coding sequence ATGAAAAATTTTGCCATTATCGGCGTCGGCGGCTACATTGCCCCCCGCCACCTGAAGGCCATCAAGGATACCGGCAATCGCCTGGTGGCAGCTCTTGATGTCAACGACTCAGTCGGAATTCTTGACCGCTTTTTTTCAGACGTTCCCTTTTTTACCGAATTCGAACGGTTTGACCGTTTTGCTGAAAAGCTGAGGCGTCAGGTTGGGGAAAGCCGTATCGAGTACGTCAGCATCTGCTCACCCAATTATCTTCACGATGCGCACATCCGTTTTGCCTTGCGTATCGGGGCGGATGCCATTTGCGAAAAGCCGTTGGTACTTAATCCTTGGAATCTTGATGCATTACAGGAGCTGGAAGAGGAAAGCGGTCGCAGAGTGAATACCATTCTTCAACTCCGCGTCCATCCCTCGCTGGTTGCTCTGCGCGAATCCCTGCTGGGTGATTACCCTGCGGGGGGGCAGGTCAAGCATGATGTTACCCTGACCTACATCACTTCCCGAGGGCCTTGGTACCTTAACTCTTGGAAGGGAAACCCTGAGAAAGCCGGTGGCGTTGCCACCAATATCGGTATTCACTTTTTTGATCTGCTGATCTGGCTGTTCGGAGCGGTGCAGGGCAGCGACGTGCATTATGCGGATAGTTTGAAAACTGGCGGCTATATTGAGCTGGAGCGAGCCAGGGTGAAGTGGTTCCTTTCCATCGATCGCAAGGACCTCCCTGAATCGGCAACGGAGTGTGGCCTGTCCACCTTTCGTTCCATTACGGTGGACGGCAAGGAAATCGAGTTCTCGGAAGGCTTTACGGACCTGCATACGGTGGTTTACCAGCGCACGCTTGAAGGGAACGGCTTCGGGCTCAATGATGCCCGTCCTGCCATCGTGCTTGCCCACGACATCAGGGAGGCCAGGCAGATTGGCATCTCGGCCTCCTCGCACCCATTCTTGCAGCATATTCATGAGGTGAATCATGGCTGA
- a CDS encoding ExeA family protein, with amino-acid sequence MTNTSYLAFYSLLEDPFALTPDPAYYYPSGDHANALLSLDYIMNNREGFCLLTGEPGTGKTTLVRIFVNKWLDKAEIALIMTPRLNPQEFLEAILQDLEVIYPLSGNKNDMIKEFRDFLLEQAGQGRRVVIIVDEAQQLPDETMEELRLLSNLETEKEKLLQIILVGQPELTEKLASNNLRQLNQRISVRARLSHLSEPATADYLTTRLQRAGARSVHLFDQEAIREIHRCSNGIPRLINLVASRSLMVAYLEGKPQVQRRQVEIAAKEIMHQEQPAEARRSTGMFSWRLAALLLALAVAVTLVFLSGKLR; translated from the coding sequence ATGACCAACACTTCGTACCTTGCCTTTTACAGCCTGCTGGAAGACCCGTTCGCCCTGACGCCGGATCCGGCCTATTATTATCCCTCCGGCGACCATGCCAACGCCCTGCTGTCCCTGGATTACATCATGAATAACCGCGAGGGGTTCTGTCTGCTTACCGGCGAGCCGGGCACCGGCAAGACCACCCTGGTCCGGATTTTTGTGAACAAGTGGCTGGATAAGGCGGAAATCGCCCTGATCATGACCCCGCGGCTGAATCCGCAAGAGTTTCTGGAAGCGATCCTGCAGGACCTGGAGGTAATTTACCCCCTTTCCGGCAACAAAAACGACATGATCAAGGAGTTCCGGGATTTTCTGCTGGAACAGGCCGGACAGGGGCGGCGGGTAGTCATCATCGTTGACGAAGCCCAGCAACTGCCGGACGAGACCATGGAGGAGCTGCGGTTGCTCTCAAATCTGGAGACCGAGAAGGAAAAACTGCTGCAGATCATCCTGGTGGGGCAGCCGGAGCTGACTGAAAAGCTCGCTTCAAACAACCTGCGGCAGCTGAACCAGCGGATATCGGTCCGCGCACGGCTCTCCCACCTTTCGGAGCCGGCTACCGCCGACTACCTGACCACCCGCCTGCAACGAGCCGGTGCCCGTTCCGTCCATCTCTTCGATCAGGAAGCCATCAGGGAAATTCACCGCTGTTCGAACGGTATCCCCCGTCTGATCAACCTGGTGGCTTCCCGCAGTCTGATGGTCGCCTATCTGGAAGGAAAACCCCAGGTGCAGCGCCGCCAGGTGGAGATCGCTGCAAAGGAGATCATGCACCAGGAACAGCCTGCGGAGGCACGTCGCTCAACCGGCATGTTCTCCTGGCGCTTGGCTGCACTGCTACTGGCGCTGGCCGTGGCTGTTACATTGGTGTTCCTCAGCGGAAAGCTGCGTTAA
- a CDS encoding type II secretion system F family protein gives MTTYRYQAVDGDGVRQQGLIKAESEEVVAQDLAARGYLVLSIQESAGLLDGLMRRFAQQKVRRMDIIELANSLSVMMGAGLPITTSLADIISATPNPTLRNILGNIKQEIEQGSTFSDALDRRGAVFPDIFTRLVRVGEETGRFEKSLADVAEHLQRVEDLTAAIKKALIYPAFAIVTTLGALIFWLVFVLPQIIGTIKGMGVKLPLLTRILMGASTVTQQFWYLAPLVVAAAYGGFRLLKRSEQGLYLIDAAKLRLPIYKLIEYNRLLAVFAEQMRILIVAGLTVDRTLGIVSSVVHNAVFKKAFDQIREDITYGSTIADALRKHPVFPVMVVRLVGIGESSGSLDNQFSFLATHYLKKLDEISDKLGKIIEPVVIGFIGVMFAVIIMGLLLPVYDLISAVGKG, from the coding sequence ATGACCACCTACCGCTATCAGGCTGTCGACGGAGACGGAGTCAGGCAGCAGGGGCTGATCAAGGCGGAGTCGGAGGAGGTTGTTGCGCAGGACCTTGCCGCCCGGGGCTACCTCGTGCTGTCCATACAGGAGAGCGCGGGGCTGCTTGACGGTCTGATGCGCCGGTTTGCCCAGCAAAAAGTCCGGCGAATGGATATCATCGAGCTGGCCAACAGCCTGTCGGTCATGATGGGGGCCGGCCTGCCGATTACCACTTCGCTGGCGGATATCATCAGCGCGACCCCCAATCCGACGCTGCGCAACATACTCGGCAACATCAAGCAGGAGATCGAGCAGGGCTCCACCTTTTCCGATGCCCTTGACCGGCGCGGCGCCGTGTTTCCGGACATCTTTACCCGTCTGGTGCGGGTGGGGGAGGAGACCGGCCGCTTCGAGAAGAGTCTGGCTGATGTGGCGGAGCACCTGCAGCGGGTGGAGGACCTGACAGCTGCCATCAAGAAGGCGCTGATCTATCCGGCCTTTGCCATTGTCACCACGTTGGGGGCGCTGATCTTCTGGCTGGTGTTCGTCCTGCCCCAAATCATCGGCACCATCAAGGGAATGGGGGTCAAGCTGCCGCTGTTGACCCGTATCCTCATGGGAGCCAGCACCGTGACGCAACAGTTCTGGTACTTGGCGCCGCTGGTTGTTGCCGCGGCCTACGGGGGCTTCAGGCTGCTCAAGCGGAGCGAGCAGGGGCTGTATCTGATCGATGCCGCAAAACTGCGGCTGCCGATCTACAAGCTGATCGAGTACAACCGGCTGCTGGCGGTCTTTGCCGAGCAAATGCGGATACTGATCGTGGCCGGCCTGACCGTCGACCGTACCCTGGGGATCGTTTCCAGCGTTGTCCATAACGCGGTCTTCAAAAAGGCCTTCGACCAGATCCGCGAAGATATCACCTACGGCAGCACCATCGCCGACGCCCTGCGCAAGCATCCGGTCTTCCCGGTGATGGTGGTCCGGCTGGTGGGGATCGGCGAGAGCAGCGGCAGTCTCGATAACCAGTTCAGTTTCCTGGCCACCCACTACCTGAAAAAACTGGACGAGATTTCCGACAAGCTGGGCAAGATCATCGAACCGGTGGTGATCGGTTTTATCGGCGTCATGTTCGCCGTGATCATCATGGGGCTGCTCCTGCCGGTCTACGACCTGATCTCGGCGGTGGGAAAGGGATGA
- a CDS encoding GspE/PulE family protein, which produces MAAPIKIGDLLIAQGTITPTQLHIALEHQKVTGAILGDVLIKLGFVTAAEFARTIAVQSGIDFIDLSEIQPSEDALRLVPKETAEKGGFIPLAVVEDGRLAIGITNPSNIVAVDTVTKMIGKQPRVFLVDNDQYQETLEKAYFFISHPVQERMNRLIASIKQMTGAIPGATIAELIELIMMDGVRKQATDIHISPSGDVTNVFYRIDGVLQHGHCIQKQAHNGLISRIKVLSQLDIAEQRLPQDGAFTYEFLSKRFDVRISTVPTIYGENLVLRLLAGAGPLLRLESLGMTSETTRQIRKIFNKSYGIILVAGPTGSGKTTTLYAALRELNRLERNTITVEDPVEYRLSFVKQSQVNEKAGFDFALAARNFMRQDPDVMLLGEIRDEATAQIAVRAAITGHLVISTIHTNDAVTAVPRLLDLKVDSFLLSSALAAVIAQRLVRKICRNCKEEYLLSEEERRLFDQHGYVMTRGKRGKGCSSCSDTGYQGRVAINEVLVLDDAVKQLVFERASSGSILEAARAAGMRSLLDDGLLKAAEGLTTIEEVLRVAG; this is translated from the coding sequence ATGGCCGCACCCATCAAGATTGGCGACCTGCTGATCGCCCAGGGCACGATTACTCCGACCCAGCTGCATATCGCACTGGAGCATCAGAAGGTGACCGGCGCCATTCTGGGAGACGTGCTGATCAAGCTGGGATTCGTGACTGCCGCCGAGTTCGCCCGTACCATTGCCGTCCAGTCCGGTATCGACTTCATCGACCTTTCCGAAATCCAGCCCAGTGAGGATGCCCTGCGGCTGGTCCCCAAGGAAACCGCCGAAAAAGGCGGTTTCATACCGCTGGCGGTGGTGGAGGACGGTCGCCTGGCCATTGGTATCACCAACCCCAGCAACATCGTGGCCGTGGATACGGTCACCAAAATGATCGGCAAGCAGCCGCGGGTGTTCCTGGTGGATAACGACCAGTACCAGGAGACCCTGGAGAAGGCCTACTTCTTCATCAGCCATCCGGTGCAGGAACGGATGAACCGGTTGATTGCCTCCATCAAGCAGATGACCGGCGCCATTCCCGGGGCAACCATCGCCGAGCTGATCGAGCTGATCATGATGGACGGCGTGCGCAAGCAGGCCACCGACATCCATATCAGTCCTTCCGGCGATGTCACCAACGTCTTCTACCGGATCGACGGCGTGCTGCAGCACGGCCACTGCATTCAGAAACAGGCGCACAACGGCCTGATCTCCCGGATCAAGGTGCTGTCCCAGCTTGACATCGCCGAACAGCGGCTGCCGCAGGACGGCGCCTTCACCTACGAGTTTCTCTCCAAACGCTTCGACGTGCGTATTTCCACGGTGCCCACCATCTACGGCGAGAACCTGGTGCTGCGCCTGCTGGCCGGGGCCGGGCCGCTCTTGCGGCTTGAATCCCTGGGCATGACCTCGGAAACCACGCGCCAGATTCGAAAAATCTTCAATAAATCCTACGGCATCATCCTGGTGGCCGGCCCCACCGGCAGCGGCAAGACCACCACCCTGTACGCGGCGCTGCGGGAGTTGAACCGTCTGGAGCGAAATACCATCACCGTTGAAGATCCGGTGGAATATCGCTTAAGCTTTGTCAAGCAGAGCCAGGTGAATGAGAAGGCCGGCTTCGACTTTGCCCTGGCAGCGCGGAATTTCATGCGCCAGGACCCGGACGTGATGCTGCTGGGCGAGATCCGTGACGAGGCAACGGCACAGATCGCGGTGCGGGCCGCCATCACCGGCCACTTGGTCATTTCAACCATCCACACCAACGATGCCGTGACGGCGGTTCCCCGTCTGCTGGACCTGAAGGTGGACTCCTTCCTGCTTTCCTCGGCTCTGGCTGCGGTGATCGCCCAGCGCCTGGTGCGCAAGATCTGCCGCAACTGCAAGGAGGAGTATCTGCTGTCCGAGGAAGAGCGGCGGCTGTTCGATCAGCATGGCTACGTGATGACCCGCGGCAAGCGGGGAAAAGGCTGCTCCTCCTGCAGCGACACCGGTTACCAGGGGCGGGTGGCGATCAACGAGGTGCTGGTGCTGGATGACGCGGTGAAGCAACTGGTGTTCGAGCGGGCCTCGAGCGGCTCGATCCTGGAGGCGGCCCGCGCGGCGGGGATGCGCTCCCTGCTGGACGACGGCCTGCTTAAGGCTGCCGAAGGGCTGACCACCATTGAAGAAGTCCTGCGGGTCGCCGGATGA